One segment of Capnocytophaga sp. oral taxon 878 DNA contains the following:
- a CDS encoding AsmA family protein, with translation MRKYIFKALKYAGLLIALLLAFVVIFPMLYPEYVTEKIKKLTNDNLNGELNFSKANLTFFTHFPSLTLNLDDVLLKGSAPYANDTLVSVKQLSLGIDVKDLLFSKKIDIEEIYLKNAFVHIKVNEQGEANYNVYKSGSEAESDDTTDDTGINLQRIELRNTRLIYDDKSTGINITANGFNYLGKGGLEESIFSLRTKAEIQQFSFLFGGESYLKDKHINAELTTQINTHSLSFIFQQNNLKINRLPVDFKGKLDFLSNGYDINIAINSVNSNLDDLFTALPPQFTQWHKKATLSGKTDLEFAMKGKYITSQGLSPDIYLKMKVREAAVGYEGVPVNAENLYLNFEANLPALDVNKASVKLDSIYFTIGKEYFSGIFSLNGLNPPVVDAKVRANIDIDNVMHLLDRKDLQLRGMLLANIKAKGTYAPAQHLFPITKGNWQLSNGYLKTAYYPNPITDIQCNGTLENTDGTLQTLAVKLLPLTFQFEDKPFTVQLSMEDFEDIRYDLQAKGELDIAKIYKVFSQKGLDFQGYANADISLKGKQSDATKGRYHLLENKGVVTLHNIQTTTDYLPLPFVIQEGTFRFKQDDMLFSNFRAMYGKSDFVMNGRMSNVINFLLSNKEVLKGNFSVSSRYLDVDSFMQPLDITENETTENTTTESTTTATTTTTEKGVIAVPKVFDFNLNADLKKVAIQGLTIQNLRGSTQLKRGVLSLKNVIFNLIGVTAHIDALYADETPKRARFNFKIKAENFDVQKAYKEVKLFREMVSMAKDARGIISLDYAVEGKLNDEMLPIYPSVVGGGVLSVDSVQMKGFKLFNIISDKTGTDALRDSKLSTIDIKTTIKNNLITVERFKFKVSGFRPRIEGQSSFDGKLNFKIRLGLPPLGIIGIPIKVTGTQQNPKISLGSKSKDLEETEYDPNSEATNEEQETIPEENKQPDRNADSNGN, from the coding sequence ATGAGAAAATATATATTTAAAGCTTTAAAATACGCAGGGTTATTGATAGCCCTGCTTTTGGCATTTGTGGTGATATTCCCAATGTTATACCCTGAGTATGTTACAGAAAAGATAAAGAAGCTAACCAATGACAACCTTAATGGAGAATTGAATTTTAGTAAAGCTAATCTTACCTTTTTTACACACTTTCCTTCACTTACCCTAAACTTAGATGATGTACTGCTAAAAGGCTCTGCGCCTTATGCCAATGATACATTAGTATCGGTAAAGCAGCTTTCATTAGGGATTGATGTGAAGGATTTACTTTTCTCAAAAAAGATTGATATAGAGGAGATTTATCTAAAAAATGCCTTTGTACATATTAAAGTAAATGAGCAAGGAGAAGCTAATTACAATGTGTACAAATCGGGAAGTGAAGCAGAAAGTGATGATACAACTGATGATACTGGAATAAACTTGCAACGTATTGAGCTGAGAAATACTAGATTGATTTATGATGACAAATCGACTGGGATTAATATTACGGCTAATGGGTTTAATTATTTAGGTAAAGGAGGCTTGGAAGAATCTATTTTTAGTTTGCGTACCAAAGCCGAGATACAACAGTTTAGTTTTCTTTTTGGGGGAGAATCTTACCTAAAAGATAAACATATAAATGCTGAGCTTACAACCCAAATAAATACCCATTCGCTATCATTTATATTTCAGCAGAACAATCTAAAAATAAACCGCTTGCCTGTTGATTTTAAAGGAAAGTTAGACTTTTTAAGCAATGGGTATGATATTAATATAGCAATTAATTCGGTTAATAGCAATTTAGACGACCTTTTTACAGCCTTGCCTCCACAATTTACTCAGTGGCATAAGAAGGCTACTCTTAGTGGTAAAACAGACTTAGAATTTGCTATGAAAGGCAAATATATTACCTCACAGGGATTAAGTCCTGATATATACTTAAAAATGAAGGTACGTGAGGCTGCCGTAGGCTATGAAGGAGTGCCTGTGAATGCTGAAAATCTGTATTTGAACTTTGAAGCAAACTTACCTGCATTAGATGTAAATAAGGCGAGTGTAAAACTTGATTCTATTTATTTTACCATAGGTAAAGAGTATTTTTCGGGTATTTTTAGTTTAAATGGTTTGAATCCGCCGGTGGTGGATGCTAAGGTGCGGGCTAATATAGATATTGACAATGTAATGCACCTTTTGGATAGAAAAGACTTGCAGTTAAGAGGAATGCTTTTAGCTAATATAAAAGCTAAAGGTACTTATGCCCCTGCTCAACATTTATTCCCTATTACCAAAGGAAATTGGCAGCTCAGTAATGGTTACCTAAAAACCGCTTATTACCCGAACCCTATTACTGATATACAGTGCAATGGTACCCTTGAGAATACTGATGGTACCCTGCAAACCTTAGCTGTAAAACTCTTACCGCTTACTTTTCAGTTTGAAGATAAACCTTTTACAGTACAGCTATCAATGGAAGATTTTGAGGATATTAGGTATGATTTGCAGGCTAAAGGTGAGCTAGATATAGCTAAGATTTACAAAGTATTCTCGCAAAAAGGTTTAGACTTCCAGGGGTATGCTAATGCAGATATCAGCTTAAAGGGGAAACAGAGTGATGCTACTAAAGGGAGGTATCATCTGCTGGAAAACAAAGGAGTGGTAACGCTACACAATATACAAACTACTACCGATTACCTACCCCTGCCATTTGTGATACAAGAAGGTACTTTTAGATTTAAACAAGATGATATGCTCTTTAGCAACTTCCGTGCTATGTATGGCAAATCGGACTTTGTGATGAATGGACGAATGAGCAATGTGATAAACTTTTTGCTATCAAATAAAGAAGTACTAAAGGGGAACTTTTCGGTAAGTTCACGCTATCTGGATGTAGATTCATTTATGCAACCCCTTGATATAACTGAAAACGAAACTACCGAAAATACTACTACAGAAAGCACTACTACTGCCACCACTACAACTACTGAAAAAGGGGTAATAGCTGTGCCTAAAGTGTTTGACTTCAACCTAAATGCTGACCTTAAAAAAGTAGCCATACAAGGGCTTACCATCCAAAACCTAAGAGGAAGCACCCAACTGAAAAGAGGAGTGCTATCGCTTAAAAATGTAATTTTTAACCTTATAGGAGTAACTGCCCATATTGATGCCCTATATGCAGATGAAACCCCTAAACGTGCTAGGTTTAACTTCAAGATAAAAGCAGAGAACTTTGATGTGCAAAAAGCTTATAAGGAAGTGAAACTGTTTAGAGAAATGGTTTCGATGGCAAAAGATGCAAGGGGTATCATTTCATTAGATTACGCTGTAGAAGGAAAACTGAATGACGAGATGCTACCTATATACCCATCAGTAGTAGGAGGGGGTGTACTTTCGGTAGATAGTGTGCAGATGAAGGGCTTCAAACTTTTTAATATAATAAGTGACAAAACTGGTACTGATGCACTGCGAGACAGCAAACTATCGACTATTGATATTAAGACTACTATTAAGAATAACCTTATTACAGTAGAGCGGTTCAAATTTAAAGTATCTGGGTTTAGACCACGTATTGAAGGGCAAAGCAGTTTTGATGGTAAGCTGAATTTCAAAATACGCTTAGGCTTACCCCCATTGGGCATTATTGGTATCCCTATAAAAGTGACCGGTACCCAGCAAAACCCTAAAATAAGCTTGGGTAGCAAAAGTAAAGATTTAGAAGAAACAGAATACGACCCTAATAGTGAGGCAACAAATGAGGAACAAGAAACTATACCAGAAGAAAATAAACAGCCCGATAGGAATGCTGATAGCAATGGCAACTGA
- the aroQ gene encoding type II 3-dehydroquinate dehydratase has protein sequence MKKKVLIINGPNLNLLGIREPSIYGGESFEDFIANLEVQFPEIELSYYQSNHEGALIDKIHEVGFGYDGIVLNAGGYTHTSVALADAIKAISTPVVEVHISNTFARETFRHQSYLSPVVKGVVVGFGLKSYELALQSFL, from the coding sequence ATGAAGAAGAAAGTATTAATTATTAATGGCCCTAATTTAAACTTATTGGGCATACGGGAGCCATCGATTTATGGAGGGGAGAGTTTTGAGGATTTTATAGCAAATTTAGAAGTGCAGTTTCCCGAAATAGAGCTTAGCTATTACCAAAGCAATCACGAAGGTGCGCTGATAGATAAAATTCATGAAGTAGGCTTCGGTTATGATGGTATTGTGCTAAATGCTGGAGGATATACCCATACATCGGTAGCATTGGCTGATGCTATAAAAGCAATAAGCACCCCTGTGGTAGAAGTACATATTTCTAACACTTTTGCCCGAGAGACTTTTAGACACCAATCGTACCTTTCGCCGGTAGTGAAAGGTGTAGTAGTGGGGTTTGGATTGAAGAGTTATGAACTGGCACTACAAAGCTTTTTATGA
- a CDS encoding head GIN domain-containing protein: MKKLITFLFGILVSVTACSQEKNMVTENRNVGAYTQIEVSGAYVIVLTEGTIGELTVKAPEKSLPYLITKVENNTLKISMDNSFNFRRGNFTIYVPVNNQLKGVVVKGTVSIRAEKELEAETLEMKINGTANVNAALKTGALNLRIAGAGSAILSGSTQELAVEINGTGSVNGNNLKAMNATLDIAGAGSINAYVSGELDAIVRGVGSIKVNGNPKVRSQVIKGLGSIKIN; this comes from the coding sequence ATGAAAAAACTTATTACTTTTTTATTTGGAATATTGGTGAGTGTAACAGCATGCAGCCAAGAGAAGAATATGGTTACAGAAAACCGCAATGTAGGAGCTTATACACAGATAGAAGTATCGGGGGCTTATGTGATAGTGCTTACTGAAGGTACAATAGGTGAACTTACTGTAAAAGCGCCTGAAAAATCACTTCCTTATCTTATTACTAAAGTGGAAAACAACACACTTAAAATAAGCATGGATAACTCTTTTAACTTTCGTAGAGGCAACTTCACAATTTACGTACCTGTGAACAATCAGCTTAAAGGAGTGGTAGTAAAAGGTACCGTTAGTATAAGAGCTGAAAAAGAACTAGAAGCAGAGACTTTGGAAATGAAAATAAATGGGACTGCTAATGTGAATGCTGCTTTAAAGACGGGTGCCTTAAACTTACGTATAGCAGGAGCAGGTAGTGCTATCCTTAGCGGAAGTACTCAAGAACTAGCTGTAGAGATTAATGGTACTGGCTCGGTAAATGGTAATAATTTAAAGGCTATGAATGCAACTTTGGATATTGCAGGAGCGGGCTCAATTAATGCATATGTAAGTGGAGAACTAGATGCCATAGTACGAGGTGTAGGCAGTATAAAAGTGAATGGAAATCCTAAAGTACGCAGCCAAGTGATAAAGGGATTAGGAAGCATAAAAATTAATTGA
- a CDS encoding glycosyltransferase family 9 protein, which yields MEHIAIFRMSAMGDVAISVPVITAFACEYPEVKITMVTRPLFAPMFAHIPNLSVFTPELYGKHAGVLGLYKLYKELRARGVDGVADIHNVLRTNILKFFFRWAKIPFAQIDKGRLEKQALTRYRFKSFRQLKPSYQRYADVFGALGYPIDLSEEYILPPLKLSEVVQKLLPKGVRIGVAPFASYPGKQYPFEGMCEVIKRLSEEYCDSKIYVFGGGKAEEEQVSRISVPNAENMVGRLSFTQELELISHLDVMIGMDSGNAHLSAMYGVPTITIWGVTHPYAGFYPYGQPIENALLADREHFPLIPTSVYGKKYPKGYEKAIETVRVEQIVEKVREVLALTHQKREED from the coding sequence ATGGAACATATTGCTATTTTTAGAATGTCGGCTATGGGAGATGTAGCCATTAGCGTACCTGTAATTACGGCGTTTGCGTGTGAATATCCTGAGGTAAAAATCACGATGGTTACGCGTCCGTTATTTGCACCTATGTTTGCGCACATACCTAATTTGAGTGTATTTACGCCTGAATTGTATGGGAAGCACGCAGGGGTATTGGGGTTGTATAAACTTTACAAAGAGTTACGAGCTAGGGGCGTTGATGGTGTTGCTGACATTCACAATGTACTACGCACTAATATTCTTAAATTCTTTTTTAGATGGGCTAAGATTCCGTTTGCACAGATTGATAAGGGCAGGCTGGAAAAGCAGGCTTTGACACGGTATCGTTTCAAATCATTTAGGCAATTAAAGCCTTCATACCAGCGGTATGCTGATGTGTTTGGGGCTTTGGGGTATCCTATTGATTTATCGGAAGAATATATACTTCCGCCCTTAAAACTAAGTGAAGTGGTACAGAAATTGCTGCCTAAAGGTGTACGAATAGGGGTGGCTCCTTTTGCGTCATATCCTGGAAAGCAGTACCCTTTTGAAGGGATGTGTGAAGTTATAAAGAGGCTATCGGAAGAGTATTGTGATAGTAAGATTTATGTTTTTGGTGGAGGAAAGGCTGAAGAGGAACAAGTGAGTAGGATTTCGGTGCCTAATGCTGAGAATATGGTGGGACGGTTATCATTCACACAAGAATTGGAACTGATTTCGCACTTGGATGTAATGATTGGGATGGACAGTGGTAATGCGCACCTATCGGCTATGTATGGGGTACCTACAATTACTATCTGGGGAGTTACGCATCCTTATGCGGGTTTTTACCCTTATGGACAACCTATAGAGAATGCTTTGCTGGCAGATAGAGAGCATTTCCCACTTATACCGACATCGGTATATGGGAAGAAGTATCCGAAAGGATATGAGAAAGCTATAGAGACGGTTAGAGTAGAACAGATAGTGGAAAAGGTGAGAGAGGTGCTTGCTTTGACCCATCAAAAAAGAGAAGAAGATTAA
- a CDS encoding M64 family metallopeptidase — protein sequence MKHLFLFFFLAFTLGATQHSVWGQQSPVFNFNNSLRIDFNLLTDAQHTEVLFQQLKKEPYWGGSHTNLISPNLGTLRLQLFDGNQLVYSKGFNSLSNEWAAIKEAKTEKRLFYHAMQVPFPLKPLTVHIDLRDHNGQFQTIAKQIINPNDYFIKEETPVSYPVKKLLHNGDAAKKVDLAILSEGYTSSQMDKFYADAQRMTDYMFTIPPFSQLKNDFNIYAIAVPSQESGTDVPGKNIYKNTAFHSSFYTFDQERYLTTNSLKEIADAAALVPYDQLYILVNTSTYGGGGFYNHLNLGTADHELSEKVYIHEFGHGFVGLADEYYYEWDPTFQDMYNLKIEPWEENITTLVDFGSKWKDMVKKKTPIPTPRIPKYLNEVGAFEGGGYLTKGMYSPVQDCRMKSNEPKGFCPVCERAIRRVVKFYTE from the coding sequence ATGAAACATTTATTTTTATTTTTTTTTCTAGCCTTCACCTTGGGGGCAACACAACACTCCGTATGGGGGCAACAATCTCCCGTATTTAACTTCAATAACAGCTTGCGCATCGACTTTAATCTGCTCACCGATGCCCAGCACACCGAAGTCCTTTTCCAGCAACTCAAAAAAGAACCTTATTGGGGAGGCTCACATACCAACCTCATATCACCCAATTTAGGTACTCTCCGCCTCCAACTCTTTGATGGCAATCAGCTCGTCTACTCCAAAGGCTTTAACTCCCTATCCAATGAATGGGCTGCAATTAAAGAAGCTAAAACCGAAAAACGCCTCTTTTATCACGCAATGCAAGTACCCTTCCCTCTCAAACCCCTTACAGTACATATCGATTTGCGCGACCATAACGGGCAATTCCAAACTATAGCCAAACAAATCATTAACCCCAACGACTATTTTATTAAAGAAGAAACACCCGTTTCTTACCCCGTAAAAAAACTCCTCCATAATGGCGATGCAGCCAAAAAAGTCGATTTAGCTATCCTCTCAGAAGGCTATACCTCTTCACAAATGGATAAGTTTTATGCCGATGCACAACGTATGACCGACTATATGTTCACCATCCCCCCCTTTAGTCAGCTTAAAAACGACTTTAATATCTACGCTATAGCAGTACCCTCACAGGAAAGCGGAACCGATGTTCCAGGCAAAAACATCTACAAAAACACCGCATTCCACTCATCATTCTACACCTTCGATCAGGAACGCTACCTCACTACCAACTCCCTCAAAGAAATAGCCGATGCAGCAGCCCTAGTACCCTATGATCAGCTCTATATATTAGTCAACACTAGCACCTATGGCGGAGGCGGGTTCTACAATCACCTTAACTTAGGCACAGCCGATCACGAGCTATCCGAAAAAGTATACATACATGAGTTCGGACACGGCTTCGTAGGCCTCGCCGATGAATATTATTATGAATGGGATCCTACATTTCAAGATATGTACAACCTCAAAATAGAACCTTGGGAAGAAAACATAACCACCTTAGTCGATTTTGGTAGCAAATGGAAAGATATGGTCAAGAAGAAAACACCAATACCTACCCCTCGCATTCCCAAGTATCTGAACGAAGTAGGAGCTTTTGAAGGAGGCGGTTACCTCACCAAAGGGATGTACAGTCCAGTACAAGATTGCCGTATGAAATCCAATGAGCCCAAAGGCTTCTGCCCCGTATGTGAGCGTGCTATCCGCAGGGTAGTGAAATTCTACACCGAATAA
- the glyA gene encoding serine hydroxymethyltransferase, whose amino-acid sequence MQRDIDIFELIEDERERQLCGIELIASENFVSDQVMEAAGSVLTNKYAEGYPGRRYYGGCEVIDEIEQIAIDRAKALFGAEYANVQPHSGSQANASVYAACLKPGDKILGFDLSHGGHLTHGSPVNFSGRLYEPVFYGVEKETGLLNYDKIQEIAERERPQMIVAGASAYSRDIDFKRFREIADSVGALLFADIAHPAGLIAKGLLSDPIPYCHIVTTTTHKTLRGPRGGLILMGKDFENPFGLKTPKGEIRMMSSLLDSSVFPGNQGGPLEHIIAAKAIAFGEALSDDFLHYAIQIQKNARKLAATLIGKGYDIISKGTDNHLMLIDLRNKDISGKEAEAALGKADITVNKNMVPFDTRSPFVTSGIRLGVAAITTRGLKEDDMVRIADFIDRAITNHTNDEVLEEIANEVNSFMEERPLFAY is encoded by the coding sequence ATGCAAAGAGACATTGATATTTTTGAACTTATCGAAGACGAAAGAGAGCGTCAGTTATGCGGTATTGAGCTTATCGCTTCGGAGAACTTTGTAAGCGACCAAGTGATGGAAGCTGCAGGCTCGGTACTTACTAACAAATACGCTGAAGGTTACCCAGGACGTAGATATTACGGTGGCTGTGAGGTAATAGATGAGATTGAGCAAATTGCTATAGATCGTGCTAAAGCACTTTTTGGAGCTGAGTATGCCAATGTGCAACCTCATAGTGGTTCGCAAGCTAATGCATCGGTATATGCGGCTTGCCTTAAACCAGGTGATAAAATACTTGGTTTTGACTTATCACACGGAGGACACCTTACACACGGCTCACCAGTGAACTTTTCTGGTAGGTTATACGAACCTGTATTCTACGGAGTAGAGAAAGAAACAGGCTTGTTAAACTATGACAAAATACAAGAAATAGCTGAACGTGAACGCCCACAAATGATAGTAGCAGGAGCTTCGGCTTACTCACGTGATATTGATTTTAAACGTTTTCGTGAAATAGCTGATAGCGTAGGAGCTCTACTCTTTGCTGATATAGCGCACCCAGCAGGGCTTATAGCTAAAGGACTTCTTTCTGACCCTATCCCTTATTGCCATATAGTAACCACTACTACTCATAAAACATTAAGAGGCCCACGTGGTGGTTTGATACTAATGGGTAAAGACTTTGAGAATCCTTTTGGACTTAAAACTCCTAAAGGGGAAATCAGAATGATGTCGTCTTTATTGGACAGCTCGGTATTCCCAGGCAACCAAGGAGGCCCATTAGAGCATATTATTGCTGCAAAGGCTATTGCTTTTGGCGAAGCTCTTTCGGATGACTTTTTGCACTATGCTATCCAAATACAGAAGAATGCGCGCAAACTAGCTGCTACCCTTATAGGCAAAGGTTATGATATCATATCAAAAGGGACTGATAACCACCTAATGCTTATTGACTTGCGCAATAAGGATATTAGCGGTAAAGAAGCTGAAGCTGCTTTGGGTAAAGCTGATATTACTGTGAATAAAAATATGGTGCCTTTTGATACTCGCTCGCCTTTTGTTACTAGCGGTATACGCTTGGGAGTAGCTGCAATTACTACTCGTGGACTTAAAGAGGATGATATGGTGCGCATAGCTGACTTTATAGACCGTGCTATTACGAACCATACTAATGACGAGGTATTGGAGGAAATTGCAAATGAGGTAAACTCATTTATGGAAGAAAGACCTTTATTTGCATACTAA
- a CDS encoding ATP-binding protein — protein sequence MKVSKITIKVIISYTLLVCVSLVAGYVILKEINKLSEQETINQQDRAKIVQVTKIITLVNDAENASRVAIRTDDKEALYVFLQKNLHLQTEILMFRRDISSEKQLFTLDTITSLLKLKSQNLQELKSYQERDSSSIIIRAAINKLSSLEPYLGYELYTKNQLKKKNVSPKITPADIESILKKYQYIKIAPSLEKLTKNNKFDKVVMETLSLLNKVDAENQETKNQINEQMQQLWHNDVLLSRKLDDMLRNFGEEILLSSQKLSLERKAIFENSRDLLLLAFFIALGIIAISAIVIINDFVISQQYRKRLEAANRKSNNLLKNREQLISMVSHDLRTPLSSILGYSELLSKQNISARGKNYLSHIKYSSDYISKLVDELLDYTRIESGKIVLEKIPFNTTEIIDEVAANVKSAYKQKEIELSFSFSDTVKELNFSSDAYRIKQILYNFISNAFKFTDKGVVHIQADARQIKDEEYEIGIAVTDTGIGIKKEQQEHIFDEFTQANDEISKRYGGSGLGLHISQKLAHLLGGKIYLESEEGKGSTFTLRFIAEKVVKRTQATPIITSDKEAENITVVVIDDDNSILSLIEELLKQKQIRPITFTNGKEALERLPQLKFDLVITDIQLPEMNGFHFVTLFNEQYQDHPLPVLAITGRRDVPESFYTQSGFSGILPKPFTPEKFYEKLQIFFPKLNIEVIHKPIMVSTHTPIGGYTPEILETFMGDDTEGIVTIYEQFIKETDENLQKLATLAEAEDYAGIKAIAHKMTTMFAQINAERESEILLILNKVNTEVPDDLKEKIDILTQLFGNECKPTIEQYITICKNK from the coding sequence ATGAAAGTAAGCAAAATAACTATAAAGGTAATTATAAGCTATACACTACTGGTATGTGTATCATTAGTAGCGGGGTATGTGATTTTAAAAGAAATTAATAAACTATCGGAGCAAGAGACTATTAACCAGCAAGATAGAGCTAAGATTGTACAAGTAACCAAAATTATCACCTTAGTGAACGATGCTGAAAACGCTAGTAGAGTTGCTATACGTACTGATGATAAAGAGGCTTTATATGTATTTTTGCAAAAAAACTTACATTTGCAAACTGAAATATTGATGTTTAGACGTGATATCAGTTCGGAAAAGCAACTCTTTACCTTGGATACTATTACTTCACTGCTAAAACTAAAAAGCCAAAACTTACAAGAACTGAAATCATATCAGGAACGCGATAGCAGCTCAATAATTATACGTGCTGCCATAAACAAACTATCGAGCTTGGAGCCTTATTTGGGTTATGAACTTTATACCAAAAACCAATTGAAAAAAAAGAATGTTAGCCCTAAAATTACTCCTGCCGACATAGAGAGTATTCTGAAAAAATATCAGTATATAAAGATTGCGCCTTCATTAGAGAAACTTACTAAGAACAATAAGTTTGACAAGGTAGTAATGGAGACCCTTAGCTTACTAAACAAAGTAGACGCTGAAAACCAAGAGACTAAAAACCAAATTAACGAACAAATGCAGCAGCTTTGGCATAACGATGTGCTGCTATCACGCAAGCTAGATGATATGCTGCGTAATTTTGGGGAAGAAATACTACTGAGCTCACAAAAACTTAGTTTGGAACGCAAAGCTATTTTTGAGAATAGCCGAGACCTGCTGTTACTTGCTTTTTTTATAGCTTTGGGTATCATAGCAATTTCGGCTATTGTGATTATTAATGATTTTGTCATTTCGCAACAATACCGCAAACGATTGGAAGCTGCTAACCGTAAAAGCAATAACTTACTAAAAAACCGTGAGCAGCTGATATCGATGGTAAGTCATGATTTGCGCACTCCTTTAAGTTCGATTTTGGGCTATTCGGAGTTATTGAGCAAGCAAAATATTTCGGCTAGGGGAAAGAATTACCTTTCACATATTAAATACTCATCGGATTATATTTCAAAACTGGTAGATGAGCTTTTGGATTATACTCGTATTGAAAGTGGGAAAATAGTGTTGGAGAAAATACCTTTTAATACTACTGAAATTATTGATGAGGTAGCTGCTAATGTGAAATCGGCCTATAAACAGAAGGAAATAGAACTTTCTTTTAGTTTTTCGGATACGGTTAAAGAGCTGAACTTTTCTAGTGATGCTTATAGGATTAAGCAGATATTGTACAACTTTATTTCGAACGCATTTAAATTTACTGATAAAGGCGTTGTGCATATACAAGCTGATGCCCGACAAATAAAAGATGAGGAGTACGAAATAGGGATAGCGGTAACTGACACTGGTATAGGCATTAAAAAGGAACAACAGGAACATATTTTTGACGAATTCACGCAAGCTAATGATGAAATATCGAAGCGTTATGGAGGTTCGGGATTAGGGCTGCACATCTCACAAAAATTAGCTCACTTACTGGGAGGTAAGATATACTTAGAAAGCGAAGAAGGGAAAGGTAGTACCTTTACATTGAGATTCATTGCTGAAAAAGTGGTGAAACGCACTCAAGCTACGCCTATAATTACATCAGACAAAGAAGCTGAGAATATTACTGTTGTAGTAATTGATGACGATAACTCTATCCTATCACTTATTGAAGAACTACTTAAACAAAAACAAATACGCCCTATTACCTTTACTAATGGCAAAGAAGCTCTTGAGCGGCTACCTCAGCTTAAATTTGACCTAGTAATAACTGACATACAATTGCCTGAAATGAATGGGTTTCACTTTGTTACCCTATTTAATGAGCAATATCAAGACCACCCACTACCTGTACTAGCTATTACTGGTAGACGTGATGTGCCTGAAAGCTTTTATACCCAAAGTGGTTTCTCGGGGATATTACCCAAGCCTTTTACCCCAGAGAAGTTTTATGAAAAACTACAGATATTTTTCCCTAAACTGAATATTGAAGTAATACACAAACCAATTATGGTGAGCACTCATACCCCCATAGGTGGCTATACACCTGAAATATTAGAAACATTTATGGGTGATGATACTGAGGGTATTGTAACTATATATGAACAATTCATTAAAGAAACAGATGAGAACTTACAAAAATTAGCTACACTTGCTGAAGCAGAAGACTATGCAGGTATTAAGGCTATAGCTCATAAAATGACAACAATGTTTGCGCAAATTAATGCTGAACGCGAATCGGAAATACTACTGATACTAAACAAGGTAAATACTGAAGTTCCTGATGATTTAAAAGAGAAAATAGATATCCTTACCCAACTATTTGGCAATGAGTGCAAACCTACTATTGAACAATACATTACTATCTGTAAAAACAAATAG